The Marivirga tractuosa DSM 4126 genome contains the following window.
AGGTGAAGTAGGAAGAGCTTCTTCAATATTGAGGGATATGATGAATGAATCTTTCGATAGTATTCATGTGGATGATGAAGAGACTTTCAAAGAAATTCAAACGTATATCCAGAAAATAGATCCCAGTAAAGAAAAAATTCTAAAGCTTTATACTGGCAGAAATAAGATTTTCGAGCATTTCGGGATTGAAAGGCAATTAAAGTCATTATTTGGTCAATCTGTTAATGTAAAAGGTGGTGGTTATCTCATAATTGAGCATACAGAAGCTTTACATGTGGTTGACGTGAATAGTGGTAACAAATCCAGTGGTGAAGAAAGCCAGGAAGATACCGCTTTAAATACAAATCTGGAGGCGGCCAAAGAGATTGCGCGTCAGTTGCGATTAAGAGATATGGGTGGGATTATAGTGGTTGATTTTATCGACATGAAGAATCCGGACAACAAAAAGCTTCTTTTCAAAAAGATGAAGGAGTTTATGGAAACAGATCGCTCTAAGCATACCGTTCTCCCACTATCAAAGTTTGGATTAATGCAGGTAACCCGACAAAGGGTGAGGCCTGAATTAAATATTGTAACTAAAGAAAGTTGCCCTACTTGTAATGGAACAGGTAAAATAACTGCTTCAATTTTAGTTTCGGATAAAATTGAACAAGATTTGGATTACTTATTAACAAAACAAAATGAGAAATCCTTAAGTCTTGCAATTCACCCGTTTTTATACTCTTATTACACAAAAGGTATTATTTCCTTACGTGTGAAATGGTTTTTTAAATACGGAAAATGGATTAAGTTGATACAAGATAGTTCATTAGCTTTAACTGAGTACCATTTCATGAATTCCAACCAGGAATTGATAGAAATGGAATAGAGTATCTTAAATTGTATTAATTCAATAGCCCATATTTTTATCAAAAGTATGGGCTATTTTTGTGCCATATTACATCGAAGGCAAATGCTTGTTAGTCTAAGTTATTTTTTGGGGACTTAAAAATTATCTAAATTTAAGGTATCTTGGATTTTTTTTATATGGCAATATCAAAATCATTGTTTCGTACTGAGTTTAGGGGACTCGGGCATTTAGTGATGCTGACACTTATTTTGGGTGTCCTCTCTTTTAAGGGCTTTTCATATCAAGTTGCTGATACTGTTAAAAATACGTCAACTGATTCTATTATTTTCCACAAGTTTGATGGGTCTTCATACAGAGCTAGTTCTTACAGCTACAGAGCCGTAGAAGATGAAGATGGTATCCTGTTTTTTGGGAATGAAAATGGACTACTGGAATTTGATGGAACTCATTGGGAATTGCACCAGAAGCCTAATTTTGGACCAATAGACAATTTAAAGATTTTAGGTGATAAGATTTATACATTAGGAGCAGGGGATATTGGTTATTTTCAAAGAGATTCTATTGGACAAATGAAGTACTATTCTTTGAATGACAAACTTGATGAGGATGAGATGCCCTATGCTTGGTTTATCGTTGAGAATAGAGGGAAAATATATTATAGTAGCGTTTATGAAGGTGTCTACATATATGATGGTGAACTGGTAGAAAGCATTTCGGTTAAAGATGCTTACTCAATGGTTGAAATTAATAACGAAGTAATAATTTCCATATTTGGAAAAAATGGAGGATTGGCCAAAATAGTTGGAGATACTATTGAATTCGTCAATAAGGAATTCAGTTTTGAAGTTGATGCCGCTTATAATATTTTACAAAATAAGGATGACCAATGGTTGCTTTTCACTTCAGAAGAAGGTTTTTATAGCTTGGATCCCGAAACCTATCAGACAGAATTATGGGATACGGAAGCTAACAAGTATTTTCAACAGGATAGCATGTATTTGTGGACAGTGGAGAAATTTAGAGATTCTCTTTTTGTAGCTAGTAGTTGGGAAAATGGTCTAGTCGTTTTCAATGATGAGGGCAAGATTTTAAAGGTTATAAATGAGGAAAACGGATTAAACACAAATTTTTACAATGTTGTGAAAAGTGACAGGAGAGGAAACTTGTGGATAACAAATACTCCTGGAATAAATTATCTTAAATGGTATAATGAAGATGAAAAACTTGATTTCGATCCTCAAGCAAAAGTTCGCTCAATGCGTGTTGGTGACAGTACCATTTATGTCAAAGGGATTAAGGATAAGGCTATTTTAAGAGGTGAAAAGTCAAAGAGTTTTGTTTTGTACTTTTCGGTTCCAAGTTTTATTAAGGAGGATTTAGAGTTCTCCTATTACTTGGAGGGATTTGACGAAAAGTGGTCTGATTGGACAACAGATACTAGAAAAGAGTACACAAATCTAGCCGGTGGAGACTATAAGTTTCATCTGAAGGCTCGATATATCCATAATTTGGATTTAGAAATACAACCATTCGAGTTTAATATAATAGTCCCTACAAAGTGGTATGAGAGCTATGTAACCTATGTTGTTCTTGGGTTATTAGTCGGCTTATTGATTTTTGGTTTTATCAGATATCGTACTCATAGATTAAGCATTACAAATAAAAAGTTAGAGTCTATTGTTAAAGAAAGAACTTCAGAATTAAGATCCCAGAAGGAAAGGCTTAAAAAAGCCAATGAGGAATTAAAGACCATTAACAACGAATTGGATAATTTCGTTTATCGATCATCTCATGATTTAGTAGCACCCTTGAAATCATTAAGAGGATTAATTTCTGTTGCAGGAATGTCAAATAATCCTGATGAAATTAAAGAATATTTTAAGCTAATGAATATTAGCATCAACAAGCTAGAGGAATTTATTAAAAGCATTATGGATTTCTCCACAAATACTAAAAAGCCACTAGAGATGAAGCTTGTTAAGATGGATACAGTGCTGGATAGCATTGTAGAAGATTTGAAATTTTATGCAAATGCTGATAAAGTAGAGCTAGTAAGAGCCTATGATTCCGATTTTGAAATTAAAACGGATCCTAAAAGATTAAATATTGTATTGAGTAATTTGGTAACCAATGCTCTTAAATATCATGACTTTGAAAAAGATGAAGCGCCATATATCAAGGTTAGTGCAAAAGTTGAAGACAAATCTTACATTATAGAGGTTGAAGATAACGGTTCAGGAATTCCGAGTGAATATCAAAACAAGATATTTGATATGTTTTTTAGGGCTCATCAGGGAACAGAAGGATCGGGATTAGGATTGTATATTGTGGTTGATACTCTAAATGTATTAAAAGGTAAAATCGGATTTTCGTCTAAAACTAGAGTTGGAACAACCTTTACAGTTGAGCTGCCTGTTGTAGATTAAAGAACTAGCCTTCTATTTCTTCATCCAAATCTAAGAGGTTTTTTAAATTGTAAATCACTTTATCCAATTCCATAGCGCTGGTCTTTAGATGATTTAATACAATCGGGTCTATTTTCCCATCTTTTGTTAACTCCATTACATTAATTAATCCCAAGACGTTGGCAACAGGGGCTCTCAATTTATGGGAATTATAATAGGTGAATTCAGCGATTTGTTTATTTCGCTCATTCAATTTTTGGGTTCGTTCCATTACCCTTTGCTCCAAATTATTATTGAGGTTATGTAAATCCTTATTCAATTTTGCAAGTTCCAATGATTTGGAAGAAATTTTCTGTTGGTTTTGTTCAATCTCTTCTTTCTGTTGTTTGAGTTTGAAATGGGCAGTTTTCAATTGGATACTTTTGCTTCTCAAGTAGATTATTAATACTACAGAAATAATAAGCGCAACTGCCAGTAGAATTAAAAACTGTGTCCTATTCTCAATTTTATTTGCTAGCTGAGATTGATCTAAAGCTAATTTATATCGTTCTTTTTCTTTCTGCGCTAAATCATATTGAATACTCAATTTGTTAATTTCTGCCCTTGATTCTGAATTGAAAATTGAATCTTTAACTTTTAGGTATTGATCAAAATTGTAAACCAAAGAATCTTTACTTCCCCGGATCCTATATAAATCAATTTTAGATTGATAAATCTTTAGTAGAAGATCTAAGGCATTAATTTTTAAAGCCAAGGCTTCAGCCAATTTTAAATGCTGATTGGCATTGGAATAAATATTTTGCTTAATATATACTCTTGCAATTTCAATATTGCTTTCCACAATTCCCCGATCATATTTTATCTCTTCCCAAAGATTTAAACTTTCTCTTAGGTAGAATTGGGCAGAATCATTTTGACCTGTTTTGCGATTTACTATTCCCTTATATAGAAAGGTAAATCCTTTTGATCGAGTGCTAACACTATCTTTATTGAGTATTTGATTGAGATAATAATTAGCACTGTCAAAATTTTCTTTGAGCATAAAAAGTTGCCCTAAATTTACCAGAATCAATTCTGGTGAGAATTCTTCTAACTCATCTAATTTTTCTAATGCCAATTTTATGAACTTTGCAGATTGGGCATAGTCTTCTTGCTTTTTATAAGTTTCACCGATATTGTTCAGTGTTTTTACA
Protein-coding sequences here:
- a CDS encoding Rne/Rng family ribonuclease encodes the protein MSNELIINSTQNGSRIALLNDRNLIEIHYDNKEEQFSVGDIYLGNVRKVMQGLNAAFVDVGYEKDAFLHYHDLGPKVNSLLKYTKFATTRNNTSYKLSKFKLEPEIDKLGKISQVLSKNKQVLVQVIKEPISTKGPRLSCELSLAGRYLVLVPFANGISISKKISTSEERKRLTRLISSIKPENFGVIIRTVAEGKEVAELDTDLRNLLDTWENGVKKLKDAKPKDKIIGEVGRASSILRDMMNESFDSIHVDDEETFKEIQTYIQKIDPSKEKILKLYTGRNKIFEHFGIERQLKSLFGQSVNVKGGGYLIIEHTEALHVVDVNSGNKSSGEESQEDTALNTNLEAAKEIARQLRLRDMGGIIVVDFIDMKNPDNKKLLFKKMKEFMETDRSKHTVLPLSKFGLMQVTRQRVRPELNIVTKESCPTCNGTGKITASILVSDKIEQDLDYLLTKQNEKSLSLAIHPFLYSYYTKGIISLRVKWFFKYGKWIKLIQDSSLALTEYHFMNSNQELIEME
- a CDS encoding ATP-binding protein; the encoded protein is MAISKSLFRTEFRGLGHLVMLTLILGVLSFKGFSYQVADTVKNTSTDSIIFHKFDGSSYRASSYSYRAVEDEDGILFFGNENGLLEFDGTHWELHQKPNFGPIDNLKILGDKIYTLGAGDIGYFQRDSIGQMKYYSLNDKLDEDEMPYAWFIVENRGKIYYSSVYEGVYIYDGELVESISVKDAYSMVEINNEVIISIFGKNGGLAKIVGDTIEFVNKEFSFEVDAAYNILQNKDDQWLLFTSEEGFYSLDPETYQTELWDTEANKYFQQDSMYLWTVEKFRDSLFVASSWENGLVVFNDEGKILKVINEENGLNTNFYNVVKSDRRGNLWITNTPGINYLKWYNEDEKLDFDPQAKVRSMRVGDSTIYVKGIKDKAILRGEKSKSFVLYFSVPSFIKEDLEFSYYLEGFDEKWSDWTTDTRKEYTNLAGGDYKFHLKARYIHNLDLEIQPFEFNIIVPTKWYESYVTYVVLGLLVGLLIFGFIRYRTHRLSITNKKLESIVKERTSELRSQKERLKKANEELKTINNELDNFVYRSSHDLVAPLKSLRGLISVAGMSNNPDEIKEYFKLMNISINKLEEFIKSIMDFSTNTKKPLEMKLVKMDTVLDSIVEDLKFYANADKVELVRAYDSDFEIKTDPKRLNIVLSNLVTNALKYHDFEKDEAPYIKVSAKVEDKSYIIEVEDNGSGIPSEYQNKIFDMFFRAHQGTEGSGLGLYIVVDTLNVLKGKIGFSSKTRVGTTFTVELPVVD
- a CDS encoding tetratricopeptide repeat protein — translated: MNRQWFKIISPLLLCLVIHSAFSAASDSLQRLLNNRLLENEFSEEQSVLDYLDLTSKLYSDSPAEALYYVSALEQELDANNNKSGKAYILSKKATFYWLQGVYDASLKAYFEALKIFEEDNNKIEIVKTLNNIGETYKKQEDYAQSAKFIKLALEKLDELEEFSPELILVNLGQLFMLKENFDSANYYLNQILNKDSVSTRSKGFTFLYKGIVNRKTGQNDSAQFYLRESLNLWEEIKYDRGIVESNIEIARVYIKQNIYSNANQHLKLAEALALKINALDLLLKIYQSKIDLYRIRGSKDSLVYNFDQYLKVKDSIFNSESRAEINKLSIQYDLAQKEKERYKLALDQSQLANKIENRTQFLILLAVALIISVVLIIYLRSKSIQLKTAHFKLKQQKEEIEQNQQKISSKSLELAKLNKDLHNLNNNLEQRVMERTQKLNERNKQIAEFTYYNSHKLRAPVANVLGLINVMELTKDGKIDPIVLNHLKTSAMELDKVIYNLKNLLDLDEEIEG